DNA from Streptomyces luteogriseus:
ATGAGCCGCGGCAGCGCGGACTCGGAGGAGGAGGTGGACAGGATCAGCAGGAACTCCCGGCCCAGGTACTTGAACAGCGAGAAGACGTTCAGGCCGGAGACGGCGCGCAGCAGGGCGCCGAGCACGATGAAGACGAACAGGAAACAGGTCACGTAGAAGCCGAGCATCAGCACGGCGAGGCTCTTGAGCGCTTCCACGCCCGCGGAGCCGGTGACGGCGGCGATGGCACCGAAGGCGCCGATCGGGGCGGCCCACATGACCATCGCGAGGATGCGGAAGACGAGCCGCTGGATGTGCTCGATGCCGCGCAGGATCGGCTGGCCTGCCGAGCCCATGCCCTGCAGCGCGAAGCCGGCGAGCAGGGCGATCAGCAGGGTCTGCAGGACCGACTCGCTGGTGAAGGCGGACACCATCGTGGTCGGGATGATGCCCAGCAGGAAGTCGGCGGTGTTCGCGGTGGCCTCGGGGTCGACCTGTGCGTGACCGGCGTCCTTGACCGCGTCGGTCATCGCAAGGCTCGAGCCCGGGTCCAGGATGTTGCCGACGACCAGGCCGATGCCCAGCGCGACCAGCGACATCACCATGAAGTAGCCGAGGGCGATACCGCCGACGGCACCGACCTTGGCGGCCTTCCGTACCGAGCCGATGCCCAGCACGATCGTGCAGAAGATGATCGGCGAGATCATCATCTTGATCAGGGCCACGAACCCCGTGCCGATCGGCTTCAGCTCTTGCGCGAATTCCGGTGCGGCCAGGCCCACCGCGATACCGGCGGCGACCGCGATGATCACCGCGATGTAGAGATAGTGCGTGCGGTCCCGCTTGGGCTTGCGTGCGGTAGGTGCCGTATCGGCTGCGCTGGTCACGGCGGCCCTCCTTGACGACGTCGTCGGCATCACCGGCGTGCGGCTCACGTCCGGGGAGACTCCGGGAATCTCGGAGCGGGGCTCCCGGAGATGCGTTATGGGGAATGCCGTGACTATGTCCTGCTCTGTGAGCGCGGTCACCCTTCCGTTCATTTAGTTCACAATCAGCCACGGTGCAGACTGACGGCATGCGCCTCACCGTCCCCGGTCCCCGCAGTCTGGCGGGCCAGCTCTTCGCCATGCAGGCCGTCCTGATAGCGGTCGTCGTGGCCGGATACGCGCTGTTCACCTACGTCAGCGACCGCAGCCAGGCCGAGGAGGCCGCGACGCGCCAGGCCAGGGCGGTGGCCCGCTCGGTGGCCGATTCCCCGTCCGTGCTGACCGCGACCCGCACCGGCGACCCGACCGCCGAGCTCCAGCCGTACGCGCTGAAGGTGATGCGGGACACCGAGGTCGACTTCATCACGATCATGGATCCCCGGGGCATCCGCTGGACACACCCCGACCCCCGGCAGATCGGCCAGCCCTTTCAGGGGCACACCGAGCGGGCCCTGAAGGGCGAGACCTTCACCGAGACCTACACCGGCACGCTCGGCCCGTCGGTCCGCGCCGTCACCCCGATCCAGGACGGCAGCACGGTGGTCGGCATGGTCAGCGCGGGGATCCGGGTCGAGCAGATCACCCAGCGGGCCCAGGACCAGCTGACGGCCCTGCTCGGCGTCGCGGCCGGCGCGCTGATGCTGGGCGCGGTCGGCACGTACGTCATCAACGCCCGGCTGCGCCGCCACACCCACGGTATGAACGCGACCGAGCTCAGCCGGATGCACGACTACCATCAGGCCGCCCTGCACGCCGTACGCGAGGGGCTGCTGATGCTGGACGGGCAGTACCGTGTGGCGCTGATCAACGACGGAGGTCGGGAGTTGCTCGGCGTGGCCGGGGACGTGGTGGGCAGGTCGGTGGCGGAGCTGGGGCTGCCGGCCCCGCTGACGGGCGCCCTGCTCGCCTCGGAGCCCCGGGTCGACGAGGTGCATCTGACGGCGTCCAGGGTCCTGGTGATCAACACCTCGCCGGTGTCGGGCGGTGAGCGGCGCGGTACGGTCGTCACCCTGCGCGATGTCACCGAACTCCAGTCCTTGATGGGCGAGTTGGATTCCGAGCGGGGTTTCACACAGGCGCTGCGCTCACAGGCGCACGAGGCGGCGAACCGGCTGCACACGGTCGTCTCGCTGATCGAGCTGGGCCGGGCGGAGGAGGCGGTGGAGTTCGCGACGGCCGAACTGGAGCTGGCGCAGGCACTGACCGACCAGGTCGTGGCGGCGGTGAGCGAGCCGGTGCTGGCGGCACTGCTGCTGGGCAAGACGGCCCAGGCGAACGAGCGGGGCGTGGAGCTGATGGTGTCGGAGGACAGCAGCCTGGACGACGGCCTGCTGCCCGAGACCCTCCCGGCGCGGGACCTGGTGACCATCCTCGGCAACCTGATCGACAACGCCGTCGACGCGGCGCAGGGCAGCGCCCGGGCCCGGGTGACGGTGGCGGCGTACACCAGGAACTCCGGTGACGCCCCGGAGCTGGTGCTGCGGGTCTCCGACACGGGCCCGGGCGTCGACCCGGAGCACACCGAGGCGGTCTTCCAGCGGGGCTTCTCGACGAAGCCGGCGGGTCCGGGCGGCCGGGGTCTCGGGCTGGCGCTGGTCCGGCAGGCGACCCAGCGGCACGAGGGCTCCCTGACGGTGGCCGAGGCCGACGGGGGCGGGGCGGAGTTCGAGGTACGGCTGCCGCTGCGGGAGTCCGGGGCGGCGGACGCGGGCGTGACATCCGGGGCCCCGGTGGCCAGAGGCGCTGGAGGCGACGCATGACGAGCAGCGAGCAGGCCATCCGCGTCCTGGTGGTGGAGGACGACCCGGTCGCCGCCGACGCGCACGTGCTGTACGTGGGGCGGGTGCCGGGGTTCGTGGCGGTGGGCAAGGCGCACTCGGGTACGGAGGCCCGCCGGGTCCTGGAGCGCACCCCGGTGGACCTCCTCCTGCTCGACCTGCACCTGCCGGACGTGCACGGACTGCAACTGGCCCGGTCCCTCAGGACGGCCGGCCATCACGCGGACGTGATAGCGGTGACGTCGGCGCGCGACCTGGCCGTCGTCCGCGAGGGTGTTTCGCTCGGGGTCGTGCAGTACGTCCTGAAGCCGTTCACCTTCGCGACCCTGCGCGACCGCCTCGTGCGCTACGCCGAGTTCCACGCGGCGGTCGGCGAGGCGAGCGGCCAGGACGAGGTGGACCGGGCGCTCGCGGCCCTGCGCGCACCGGGCCCGGCCGCGCTGCCCAAGGGGCTCAGCGCACCGACGCTGGAGCGGGTGACGGGCGCCCTGCGCGACAGCGCGGAGGGCCTCACGGCCGCCGGCGTCGCGGAGTCCGTGGGCATCTCCCGCATCACGGCCCGCCGTTACCTGGAGCATCTGGTCGACGCGGGCCGCGCGGCGCGCCGCCCGCAGTACGGCACGGTGGGGCGGCCGGAGTTGCAGTACCGCTGGGTGACGGGCCAGTGACGGCCCATCAGCCGCCGATCCCCGCACACGCATTGACCTGACTAGACCACTCAACTTAGGTTCACGACGCAGCCGTCCCGGCCACAACGAAGTGCGCCCGCAGGAGGTCGTTGCCGTGCGCCCCACCGCCGCTCTCACCCCCCTCGTCGCCCTGGCCCTCGCCGCAACCACGCTCACCGCCTGCGGAGGCGGATCCGGCAGCGACCCGGACACCGTGAAGGTCTCCTTCAAACAGTCCACGGACAACTCCGTGAAGGTGATGGACAC
Protein-coding regions in this window:
- a CDS encoding cation:dicarboxylate symporter family transporter — protein: MTSAADTAPTARKPKRDRTHYLYIAVIIAVAAGIAVGLAAPEFAQELKPIGTGFVALIKMMISPIIFCTIVLGIGSVRKAAKVGAVGGIALGYFMVMSLVALGIGLVVGNILDPGSSLAMTDAVKDAGHAQVDPEATANTADFLLGIIPTTMVSAFTSESVLQTLLIALLAGFALQGMGSAGQPILRGIEHIQRLVFRILAMVMWAAPIGAFGAIAAVTGSAGVEALKSLAVLMLGFYVTCFLFVFIVLGALLRAVSGLNVFSLFKYLGREFLLILSTSSSESALPRLIAKMEHLGVSKPVVGITVPTGYSFNLDGTMIYMTMASLFIADAMGTPMSIGEQIPLLLFLLVASKGAAGVTGAGLATLAGGLQSHKPALVDGIGLIVGIDRFMSEARALTNFAGNAVATVLIGTWTKEIDKDRVNQVLAGQLPFDEKTLLDDGHDGPSGDHVEVPDQGGEKELAKA
- a CDS encoding response regulator, yielding MTSSEQAIRVLVVEDDPVAADAHVLYVGRVPGFVAVGKAHSGTEARRVLERTPVDLLLLDLHLPDVHGLQLARSLRTAGHHADVIAVTSARDLAVVREGVSLGVVQYVLKPFTFATLRDRLVRYAEFHAAVGEASGQDEVDRALAALRAPGPAALPKGLSAPTLERVTGALRDSAEGLTAAGVAESVGISRITARRYLEHLVDAGRAARRPQYGTVGRPELQYRWVTGQ
- a CDS encoding sensor histidine kinase produces the protein MRLTVPGPRSLAGQLFAMQAVLIAVVVAGYALFTYVSDRSQAEEAATRQARAVARSVADSPSVLTATRTGDPTAELQPYALKVMRDTEVDFITIMDPRGIRWTHPDPRQIGQPFQGHTERALKGETFTETYTGTLGPSVRAVTPIQDGSTVVGMVSAGIRVEQITQRAQDQLTALLGVAAGALMLGAVGTYVINARLRRHTHGMNATELSRMHDYHQAALHAVREGLLMLDGQYRVALINDGGRELLGVAGDVVGRSVAELGLPAPLTGALLASEPRVDEVHLTASRVLVINTSPVSGGERRGTVVTLRDVTELQSLMGELDSERGFTQALRSQAHEAANRLHTVVSLIELGRAEEAVEFATAELELAQALTDQVVAAVSEPVLAALLLGKTAQANERGVELMVSEDSSLDDGLLPETLPARDLVTILGNLIDNAVDAAQGSARARVTVAAYTRNSGDAPELVLRVSDTGPGVDPEHTEAVFQRGFSTKPAGPGGRGLGLALVRQATQRHEGSLTVAEADGGGAEFEVRLPLRESGAADAGVTSGAPVARGAGGDA